From a region of the Nitrospiraceae bacterium genome:
- the rbsK gene encoding ribokinase: protein MSKVIVVGSSNIDYTVSVERLPRPGETVMARDVVQSFGGKGANQAVAAKRAGADVVFLTKLGADANGKLLERHFSAQGLPLTAILRDHKAASGVAFVWIDNKGNNQIAVVPGSNRLLTAEDVRRAATLMAGSRVLLVQMEIESATIHEALTLARRNRLMTVLNPAPARPLSSDLLSLVDVLTPNTAEVQVLAGQPHPEDAAKILVKRGAGSVIVTCGAEGALLVGRQDTRRCPAFVVDTIDSTGAGDAFNGALACALADGESMETAIEIGAAAGALATTKRGAQEAIPSRREIEELRRCGSRRLPS, encoded by the coding sequence ATGTCCAAAGTCATAGTTGTCGGTTCCAGCAACATCGACTATACCGTCTCGGTGGAACGGCTTCCCAGACCAGGCGAGACGGTCATGGCCAGGGATGTCGTCCAGTCGTTTGGCGGTAAGGGAGCCAATCAGGCGGTGGCGGCCAAACGGGCCGGGGCGGATGTGGTGTTCCTGACGAAGCTTGGAGCCGACGCCAATGGAAAACTATTGGAGCGTCACTTCTCGGCTCAGGGATTGCCCCTTACGGCGATCCTGCGGGATCACAAGGCGGCCAGCGGCGTCGCGTTCGTCTGGATCGACAACAAGGGGAACAATCAGATTGCCGTCGTCCCGGGCAGCAATCGGTTGCTCACGGCAGAGGATGTGCGGCGGGCCGCTACGCTCATGGCCGGTTCCCGGGTGCTGCTTGTGCAGATGGAAATCGAGTCGGCGACAATCCACGAGGCGCTGACTCTCGCCCGACGCAACCGACTCATGACGGTCTTGAACCCGGCTCCAGCCCGTCCCTTGTCTTCCGATCTCTTGAGCTTGGTGGATGTGTTGACGCCCAATACCGCAGAGGTGCAGGTGCTCGCCGGTCAGCCTCATCCCGAGGACGCGGCGAAAATACTTGTGAAGCGTGGTGCCGGGAGCGTCATTGTCACTTGCGGCGCAGAAGGCGCCTTGCTGGTTGGCCGTCAGGATACCCGGCGCTGTCCCGCCTTCGTCGTCGACACCATCGATTCGACCGGCGCGGGAGACGCATTCAACGGGGCGTTGGCCTGTGCGCTTGCCGATGGCGAGTCCATGGAGACGGCCATTGAAATCGGTGCTGCGGCGGGGGCACTCGCGACGACGAAGCGGGGAGCGCAAGAGGCCATACCGAGCAGGCGAGAGATAGAAGAACTTCGCCGATGCGGTTCCCGCCGTCTTCCCTCCTGA
- a CDS encoding TIGR00730 family Rossman fold protein produces MDSDSADRVPSSDPLVRSTSYIPADRDTDFLQRDELRPLRLGLELLKPELLQKEHGIRSTIVVFGSSRVAEPAVAREELERTQREAAAEPLNEHAQHQAAVARQRATLSQYYGMAREFGRLVSSACQLDGQCDYVIVTGGGPGIMEAANRGASDAGAKSIGLNITLPHEQFPNPYITPDLCFQFRYFALRKMHFLLRAKALVVFPGGFGTLDELFETLTLLQTGKVTGVTVVLIGRTFWERLINWRMLAENGLIGPSDLSLFHFAESAQEAWDLISRNHGGPSR; encoded by the coding sequence ATGGATTCAGATTCCGCTGACCGTGTCCCCTCATCTGATCCCCTCGTTCGCTCTACCTCGTATATCCCGGCGGATCGCGACACCGATTTTCTCCAACGGGACGAGTTGCGTCCATTGCGGCTCGGGCTGGAACTGCTCAAACCTGAGCTTCTGCAAAAGGAACACGGCATCCGGTCCACGATCGTGGTATTCGGAAGTTCCCGTGTCGCCGAACCGGCTGTTGCACGGGAAGAACTGGAGCGAACGCAGCGCGAAGCCGCTGCCGAACCGCTAAACGAACATGCTCAACACCAGGCCGCTGTCGCAAGGCAACGAGCGACCCTGTCCCAATACTATGGCATGGCGCGCGAATTCGGACGATTGGTCTCTTCGGCCTGCCAGCTTGACGGCCAGTGCGACTACGTCATCGTCACCGGCGGCGGACCGGGCATTATGGAAGCCGCAAATCGCGGAGCCTCCGATGCCGGCGCCAAGTCGATCGGTCTTAACATCACCCTGCCGCACGAACAGTTCCCGAATCCTTACATCACGCCGGATCTGTGCTTTCAGTTTCGATATTTCGCCCTACGGAAGATGCACTTTCTCCTTCGCGCCAAGGCCCTGGTGGTATTTCCGGGAGGGTTCGGCACGCTTGACGAGTTATTCGAGACCTTGACGCTGCTCCAGACGGGAAAAGTCACGGGAGTCACAGTCGTTTTGATCGGCCGTACATTCTGGGAACGCCTCATCAATTGGCGGATGCTGGCCGAGAACGGCCTGATCGGTCCAAGCGACCTTTCTTTGTTCCATTTCGCAGAATCGGCCCAAGAAGCCTGGGATCTCATCAGCCGCAATCATGGAGGGCCGTCGCGATGA
- the gcvT gene encoding glycine cleavage system aminomethyltransferase GcvT, which translates to MKHTVLIDAHRAAQAKLVDFAGWEMPIQYSGVLDEYHTVRAKAGLFDVSHMGRISVTGPGSLAFLQYVTTNDVAKVSLGQSQYSMICAPDGGIKDDIFIYHVKPYEFLVCVNASNREKIVAWLREKVAHAQGCRVQDRSAELAQIAIQGPASRDILAAAGVSTIADLKLRHCMETHAFETPLLLTRTGYTGELGYELYLGTAQAEGVWNRLLQVGKPQGIKPAGLGARDLLRLDMAYLLYGNDMDEQTTPLEASAEWVVSFNKGDFIGRAKLLDQQTQGLSRRLIGFELVEKGVPRHGFPIHPQQGDGAKIGEVTSGNLSPLLQKGIGMGYLPPALATPGTAITIDIRGKACPAVVVKTPFYRKPKS; encoded by the coding sequence ATGAAACACACCGTCTTGATCGACGCCCATCGTGCCGCCCAAGCCAAGCTGGTCGACTTCGCCGGCTGGGAAATGCCGATCCAATACAGCGGAGTCCTCGACGAGTACCACACGGTCCGCGCCAAAGCCGGCTTGTTTGATGTGAGCCACATGGGCCGGATCAGCGTCACCGGCCCCGGATCATTGGCTTTCCTGCAATACGTTACGACGAACGACGTCGCCAAGGTCTCCCTCGGGCAGTCGCAATATTCAATGATCTGCGCGCCGGACGGAGGTATCAAGGACGACATTTTCATCTATCACGTCAAACCGTATGAGTTTCTCGTCTGCGTCAACGCCTCGAACCGCGAGAAAATCGTCGCCTGGCTGCGTGAGAAAGTTGCCCATGCCCAAGGCTGTCGGGTGCAAGACCGCTCGGCGGAATTGGCCCAGATCGCCATCCAAGGCCCTGCCTCTCGGGACATCCTCGCAGCCGCCGGCGTCTCGACCATCGCCGATCTGAAACTGCGGCATTGCATGGAGACCCATGCATTCGAAACTCCGCTCTTGCTGACACGAACCGGGTATACAGGGGAGTTGGGCTACGAACTCTACCTCGGGACTGCTCAGGCAGAGGGAGTGTGGAACCGTCTTCTCCAAGTCGGCAAGCCGCAAGGGATAAAGCCAGCCGGATTGGGGGCTCGCGATCTGCTGCGCCTCGACATGGCCTACTTGCTATACGGCAACGACATGGATGAGCAGACGACACCGTTGGAAGCAAGCGCAGAGTGGGTCGTGAGTTTTAACAAGGGAGATTTCATCGGTCGAGCCAAACTGTTGGACCAGCAAACGCAGGGCCTCTCACGGCGTCTGATCGGTTTCGAACTGGTGGAGAAGGGGGTGCCTCGACACGGATTCCCGATTCACCCTCAACAAGGTGACGGGGCGAAGATCGGTGAGGTGACCAGTGGAAATCTGTCTCCGTTGCTTCAGAAGGGAATCGGCATGGGGTATCTTCCTCCGGCGCTCGCAACGCCAGGCACTGCGATTACAATCGATATCCGAGGCAAGGCCTGTCCCGCAGTTGTCGTGAAAACCCCCTTCTATAGAAAACCCAAGAGCTAA
- a CDS encoding NUDIX hydrolase — protein sequence MTKNIYNGKVVTLNVDTVRLPNGVTIDLEVIRHPGAAAVVPLKADGTVVLIRQFRHAAGGFIYEIPAGKLHRGEDPLECAGRELEEEIGYRAGRFDLLSSIFTAPGFADEVIHVYLATELVKGVQNLDQDEVLEIVEMPLREAIGKIQDGSIRDAKTIVGLQAVYIQQTCGR from the coding sequence ATGACCAAGAACATTTATAACGGCAAAGTCGTCACGCTCAATGTCGACACGGTTCGCCTGCCGAATGGTGTCACGATTGATCTGGAAGTGATTCGACACCCCGGGGCGGCAGCGGTGGTCCCCCTCAAGGCCGACGGAACCGTCGTGCTAATCCGTCAGTTTCGCCATGCCGCAGGCGGGTTCATCTACGAAATTCCGGCAGGAAAGCTGCACCGGGGCGAAGATCCGCTGGAATGTGCCGGCCGAGAATTGGAAGAAGAGATCGGCTATCGAGCCGGGCGGTTCGACTTGCTCTCGAGCATTTTCACCGCGCCGGGATTTGCGGATGAAGTCATCCACGTATACCTGGCAACCGAGCTCGTGAAAGGCGTACAGAATCTCGATCAGGACGAAGTCCTGGAAATCGTCGAGATGCCGTTACGTGAGGCGATTGGGAAAATCCAAGACGGATCGATCCGAGACGCGAAGACGATTGTGGGATTGCAGGCGGTCTATATCCAACAGACCTGCGGTAGGTGA
- a CDS encoding mismatch-specific DNA-glycosylase, with protein MTPEPLHYPVIPAFPLLPDYLASHLRVVFIGINPGLRSAAVGHHYAGPSNRFWKLLHEARLVSKPLTYREDAQVLHWGIGLTNMAGRPTGGSNELLPTDYERGRIELVEKITRFQPQAVALLGITLYPKLFPDRGKPPRPSLGLQRELLGHSHVFLLPNPSGRNAGYSYGSMLEGFQQLARWLAENPPQQ; from the coding sequence ATGACACCTGAACCGCTTCACTATCCAGTCATCCCCGCTTTTCCCCTTCTGCCGGACTACCTCGCATCTCATCTACGAGTGGTGTTCATCGGCATCAATCCTGGACTACGCTCTGCGGCAGTGGGCCATCACTACGCCGGACCGTCGAATCGATTTTGGAAGCTCCTGCATGAGGCGCGGCTGGTTTCCAAACCGTTGACCTATCGCGAGGACGCACAGGTACTCCATTGGGGAATCGGGCTCACAAACATGGCAGGGCGCCCAACCGGCGGCAGCAACGAACTGCTACCAACCGACTATGAACGGGGTCGGATTGAACTCGTTGAGAAAATCACACGGTTTCAACCCCAGGCGGTGGCTCTCTTGGGAATTACCCTGTATCCCAAACTCTTTCCAGACCGGGGAAAGCCCCCTCGACCGAGCCTTGGACTCCAACGAGAACTCCTCGGTCACAGCCATGTATTTCTCTTACCGAACCCAAGTGGGCGCAACGCCGGCTATTCCTATGGGTCGATGTTGGAAGGGTTTCAGCAACTAGCCCGATGGTTGGCGGAAAACCCTCCGCAGCAGTGA
- a CDS encoding aminotransferase class V-fold PLP-dependent enzyme — MDMINRRQALTRTGLALGAMLLARSGSAFAAGASSLSREGARSWGLIRAQFSLNPALIHMAGFFLASHPAAVSAAIERHRRGFDADPIGYWLEHEASAEASVLRAAGEYLGVDPTEIALTDSTTMGLGLLYGGLAVHSGHEILTTTHDHYSTDMSLRHRAERTGATVRQVPLYRDLHAVSKDELVETLLREVRPATRIVAVTWVHSGTGLKLPIRDMAAALAQVNMRRTEADRLIFCVDGVHALGVEDIRLPEVGCDFFIAGTHKWMFGPRGTGLVWGHPRAWPIANPIIPTFNTEAYDMWTQDLPARPLPRSVAMTPGGFHSFEHRWALDHAFAFHEAIGKKRVRDRIYSLNVQLKTAMAGMSHVTLHTPLSQELSAGIVCFEVRGLSPGVVVERLRQRAIVGSVTPYATHYARLAPGLLNSPEEVQRVIDALYDLRSG; from the coding sequence ATGGACATGATTAATCGACGCCAGGCCCTGACTCGGACAGGTTTGGCGCTCGGTGCAATGCTTCTGGCGCGTTCCGGTTCAGCGTTCGCTGCCGGTGCGTCTTCCCTCTCGCGTGAAGGGGCGCGCTCGTGGGGGCTGATTCGAGCGCAGTTCTCGTTGAACCCCGCCCTCATTCACATGGCCGGTTTCTTTCTTGCGTCTCATCCTGCTGCGGTGTCCGCCGCGATCGAGCGGCACCGAAGAGGATTCGATGCAGATCCCATCGGATATTGGTTGGAGCACGAGGCATCGGCGGAAGCCTCCGTATTGCGAGCCGCTGGGGAATACTTGGGCGTGGATCCGACAGAGATTGCCCTGACGGACAGCACGACGATGGGGTTGGGCTTGTTATACGGCGGGCTTGCGGTTCACTCAGGCCATGAAATTCTGACCACTACTCACGATCACTACTCGACCGACATGTCTCTCCGCCACCGGGCGGAGCGTACCGGTGCGACGGTCAGACAGGTGCCGTTGTACCGTGACCTCCACGCTGTTTCGAAGGACGAACTGGTCGAAACGTTGCTCCGTGAAGTCCGTCCAGCGACCAGGATTGTGGCCGTGACCTGGGTCCATTCGGGCACGGGATTGAAGTTGCCGATTCGCGACATGGCGGCGGCGCTCGCACAGGTAAATATGCGACGGACGGAAGCAGACCGCCTCATCTTCTGCGTCGACGGCGTTCACGCTTTGGGGGTGGAAGATATTCGGCTGCCTGAAGTGGGATGTGACTTCTTTATTGCCGGCACCCATAAATGGATGTTTGGGCCTCGAGGCACCGGTTTAGTCTGGGGCCATCCGCGCGCCTGGCCGATCGCGAACCCCATCATCCCCACGTTCAATACCGAGGCCTACGACATGTGGACGCAGGATCTACCGGCGCGTCCTCTCCCGCGGTCCGTCGCCATGACACCGGGCGGATTTCATTCCTTCGAACATCGGTGGGCCTTGGATCACGCATTTGCTTTCCATGAGGCCATCGGGAAGAAGCGCGTTCGTGATCGCATATACAGCTTGAATGTCCAGCTCAAGACCGCCATGGCAGGCATGTCCCATGTGACGCTCCACACTCCACTGAGCCAGGAGCTGTCGGCCGGGATCGTCTGTTTTGAAGTTCGGGGCCTGAGCCCAGGTGTCGTCGTTGAGCGGTTACGCCAACGGGCCATCGTGGGCAGCGTAACGCCCTACGCCACGCATTACGCCAGACTGGCGCCTGGGTTGCTCAACAGTCCGGAGGAAGTGCAGCGGGTGATCGACGCGTTGTATGACTTGCGGAGCGGGTAG
- a CDS encoding P1 family peptidase, producing MTRWYAAVASVCLSLLGTPNTGWSIEGIPAESTAVRERLRALGITVGHLPTGPLNAITDVAGIRVGHITLQRGEGPLQPGIGPVRTGVTVVIPREDVWHKKVPAGSFVLNGTGEMTGLAWVAESGFLEYPIALTNTLNVPRVANGVMSWMIRQYPEIGITDDTLTPIVAECDDSRLNDIQGRHVSEADVMRALDEATAGQVPEGSVGAGTGMISYGFKGGIGTSSRKLLSADGGYTVGVLVNANHGRRPELVVDGIPVGRRYEEPAGRTGAAPALPPALLSSDGPLLSGSAEGSIIVIIATDAPLDSRQLTRLAKRAALGLARTGATARHGSGDFMLAFSTANVIPHYPKDATFNMTHLADTHLNPLITATIEATEEAVLNALTSATTTVGRDGHRAEAISLSRLRSLLGSEATH from the coding sequence ATGACACGTTGGTACGCAGCTGTCGCCTCTGTCTGCCTCAGCCTCCTGGGCACGCCCAACACAGGATGGTCCATCGAGGGGATCCCCGCTGAGTCGACGGCAGTGCGCGAGCGACTCCGAGCCCTCGGCATTACAGTCGGGCATCTGCCGACAGGCCCCCTCAACGCTATTACGGATGTGGCCGGTATCCGGGTGGGACACATCACCCTTCAGCGCGGAGAGGGGCCACTTCAACCGGGAATCGGACCCGTGCGCACAGGCGTGACCGTCGTCATCCCCCGTGAGGATGTCTGGCACAAGAAGGTGCCAGCCGGCTCGTTCGTTCTGAATGGGACGGGAGAAATGACAGGACTCGCCTGGGTTGCGGAATCCGGCTTCCTCGAATACCCGATTGCCTTGACCAACACCCTCAACGTCCCGCGAGTGGCTAACGGCGTCATGAGCTGGATGATCCGGCAATATCCTGAAATCGGCATTACCGACGATACGCTCACGCCCATCGTTGCCGAGTGTGACGACAGCCGTCTGAACGACATTCAAGGTCGCCACGTCTCGGAGGCCGACGTGATGCGCGCCCTCGATGAAGCGACGGCCGGCCAGGTACCAGAGGGAAGTGTGGGAGCCGGTACGGGCATGATTTCCTACGGCTTCAAAGGAGGCATCGGCACCTCTTCACGAAAACTGCTCTCTGCCGACGGGGGATACACCGTGGGTGTGCTGGTCAACGCAAACCATGGGCGGCGCCCGGAATTGGTGGTCGACGGGATCCCGGTGGGCCGGCGCTACGAAGAACCGGCAGGCCGGACAGGAGCCGCGCCGGCTCTCCCCCCCGCTCTGCTGTCATCGGATGGCCCACTCCTCTCCGGCAGTGCCGAGGGGTCCATCATTGTGATCATCGCCACTGATGCCCCCCTCGATAGCCGGCAGCTGACACGGCTGGCCAAACGAGCCGCGCTGGGCCTGGCACGGACGGGCGCCACGGCGCGGCATGGGAGCGGCGACTTCATGCTGGCATTCTCCACCGCAAACGTGATCCCGCATTATCCGAAAGATGCCACCTTCAACATGACTCACTTGGCCGATACCCATTTGAATCCTCTCATCACAGCCACGATTGAAGCGACCGAGGAGGCCGTGCTTAACGCGCTGACTTCCGCAACGACAACCGTGGGAAGGGACGGCCATCGCGCCGAAGCCATCTCCCTGTCCCGCCTCCGCTCGCTCCTCGGATCCGAGGCGACTCACTAG
- a CDS encoding GNAT family N-acetyltransferase, which translates to MSKSVQIMIRPATEQDVDQLTAFSAAMANETEHRVLDRARLRAGTLAVIQQPERGKFYVAEVTNGTQPQIVGQLLITFEWSDWRNAQFWWIQSVYVRPDWRRRGVYRQMHERIHELARSQSDVCGLRLYVERNNQTAQAAYRTLKMVRTPYEIWEVDFAL; encoded by the coding sequence ATGTCCAAATCCGTGCAAATCATGATTCGACCGGCCACGGAACAGGACGTGGACCAGTTGACGGCATTCAGCGCCGCCATGGCGAATGAAACGGAGCACCGTGTACTGGATCGAGCTCGCTTGCGAGCGGGAACGCTTGCCGTGATCCAGCAGCCCGAACGTGGCAAATTTTATGTCGCCGAAGTGACGAACGGGACGCAGCCTCAAATTGTCGGGCAATTGCTGATTACCTTCGAATGGAGTGATTGGAGGAATGCCCAATTTTGGTGGATCCAAAGCGTATACGTTCGACCGGACTGGCGGAGACGAGGTGTATACCGGCAAATGCATGAACGAATTCATGAACTGGCTCGGAGTCAATCCGACGTCTGTGGGCTTAGGCTTTACGTCGAACGCAACAATCAGACAGCCCAAGCGGCATACCGCACTCTGAAAATGGTCCGGACTCCGTACGAAATTTGGGAGGTGGATTTTGCTCTCTAG
- the bamE gene encoding outer membrane protein assembly factor BamE: MLSSNRRAKSSRSFSVAGILVVAILTSSCAFVRGNYDDNFSREDVENIKVGTSTRQEVASLLGAPERVIEVHGQEIFHYYNYTLKSGTVLFFSRTNIVGNDLYVFFGQDGIVQQVLFGRQKPPPKLQFWPFGD; the protein is encoded by the coding sequence TTGCTCTCTAGCAATCGCCGGGCTAAATCTTCGAGGTCATTCTCAGTTGCCGGCATCCTGGTCGTGGCGATCCTGACTTCGAGCTGTGCGTTTGTCCGAGGCAACTACGATGATAATTTCAGCCGGGAAGATGTGGAGAACATCAAGGTTGGGACATCGACCAGGCAGGAGGTGGCCAGCCTCCTGGGAGCGCCGGAGCGGGTCATCGAAGTGCATGGTCAGGAAATCTTTCACTATTACAACTACACTCTCAAATCTGGCACGGTGTTGTTCTTTTCCCGCACCAATATCGTGGGCAACGATCTGTACGTCTTCTTCGGCCAGGACGGTATTGTCCAGCAGGTCTTGTTCGGGCGGCAAAAGCCCCCGCCCAAGCTCCAATTCTGGCCGTTTGGAGACTAG
- a CDS encoding MBL fold metallo-hydrolase → MKLSFHGAARSVTGSRHLLEFPGHRLLLDCGLFQGRRQEADKLNRYLGFDPRSIQSVLLSHAHIDHSGALPVLAKHQFTGRVHVTRASADLAAVMLEDSARLQENDCAYLNRKEGRRGKGCLHPFYDSRDAKAIVRRFEGARYGDTVKIAPRLTASFHDAGHILGSAAIRVKYSTKGNSTTVLFSGDLGRSRMPILRDPEPPPSCDILIIESTYGDRLHEEVGETLTQKAQQLVAHARAHNSKIIVPAFAVGRTQDLVMRIKDLVAQGRIDPLPIYIDSPLASKATEVFRKHPECYDEETLRTFTSQGDPFAARFIRYVSSVEESKRLNTLKGPCVIIASSGMCEGGRILHHLKHTIQDEANIIAIVGFQAEHTLGRRLVEGWDVVPIFGIPTPRRARVVVFNGLSAHADRNDLLAYVRAISPAPAKVFVVHGEEKQALSLGAAIQTEHPRMEVIVPSSGPVYDI, encoded by the coding sequence ATGAAACTCTCGTTTCACGGTGCCGCTCGGTCGGTAACCGGTAGCCGCCATCTCCTCGAATTCCCCGGCCACCGTTTACTCTTGGATTGCGGCCTGTTTCAGGGACGGCGCCAAGAGGCCGACAAACTAAATCGATACCTAGGATTCGATCCGCGATCGATTCAATCCGTTCTGCTCTCCCATGCCCATATCGACCACTCCGGCGCCCTGCCGGTCTTGGCCAAACACCAATTCACCGGGCGAGTTCACGTCACGAGAGCCAGTGCTGACCTGGCCGCAGTCATGCTGGAGGACTCCGCACGTCTGCAGGAAAACGACTGCGCCTATCTCAATCGCAAAGAGGGCCGTAGGGGCAAAGGGTGCCTCCATCCGTTCTATGATTCACGGGACGCCAAAGCCATCGTGCGCAGGTTTGAGGGCGCCCGCTATGGAGACACCGTCAAGATCGCACCGCGCTTGACCGCCTCCTTTCATGACGCCGGCCATATCCTTGGGTCCGCCGCGATCCGGGTCAAATACTCTACGAAAGGCAACAGCACGACCGTCCTCTTTTCAGGCGACCTTGGCCGCTCGAGAATGCCGATTCTCCGAGACCCCGAACCGCCGCCCAGTTGCGACATCTTGATAATCGAGTCCACCTACGGCGATCGACTGCACGAGGAAGTCGGCGAGACGTTGACGCAGAAGGCTCAACAGCTCGTCGCACATGCCAGGGCGCATAACAGCAAAATCATCGTCCCGGCCTTTGCCGTCGGTCGTACGCAGGATTTGGTCATGCGCATCAAGGACCTCGTCGCGCAGGGCCGAATCGACCCACTCCCTATCTATATTGACTCGCCGCTCGCATCGAAGGCCACCGAGGTGTTTCGGAAACACCCGGAATGCTACGACGAGGAAACCCTGCGGACCTTCACCTCGCAAGGCGATCCCTTCGCGGCACGCTTCATCCGATACGTGTCGTCAGTTGAAGAGAGCAAGCGCCTGAACACCCTCAAGGGTCCTTGTGTAATCATCGCCTCCTCCGGCATGTGCGAAGGCGGCCGCATTCTCCACCACCTCAAGCACACGATTCAGGACGAAGCCAACATCATCGCGATTGTCGGGTTTCAAGCGGAACATACCCTGGGCCGGCGGCTTGTCGAAGGATGGGACGTCGTGCCGATCTTTGGGATTCCCACACCTCGGCGTGCCCGGGTCGTCGTATTCAATGGCCTCTCGGCCCACGCCGATCGTAATGATCTGCTCGCCTATGTGCGCGCCATTTCACCGGCGCCCGCGAAGGTCTTTGTCGTCCACGGTGAAGAGAAGCAAGCGCTTTCGCTTGGCGCCGCCATTCAAACCGAACATCCGCGGATGGAGGTAATCGTGCCATCATCCGGACCGGTTTACGACATCTGA
- a CDS encoding FIST C-terminal domain-containing protein: protein MIAASPSTLRIASALSRQTEPHAIAEELIRTVRGQLGSARIDLAFLFLSAHHAGEAQTLSLAIRQALNPQTLVGCTGEGVIATTQEVEQGPAATLWAAHLPEVSLHPVRLAFSSVHDQFSLKEWPEEQFGGGQSPVFLLFADPFSTPMQDVLSLTEERYPRALALGGLAGGGKDLGENRLLLNDEVYSDGLVGVALAGRVSIRTIISQGCRPIGDRFIVTKSDHNVIHELGGEPALSCLEKVFAELSSSERTLAQRALHIGIAMDEHRAEFGRGDFLVRNLIGADQQTGAVVIGDVVQEGQTVQFQVRDADSADEDLRQLLAASPTSDRNAPVGALLFSCCGRGRGLFGHADHDAAAIREQLGQIPVSGFFAQGEVGPVGGRNFLHGYTASIAIFSEPGP, encoded by the coding sequence GTGATTGCCGCTTCACCATCCACTTTGCGCATCGCCTCTGCCTTGAGCCGACAGACCGAGCCTCACGCGATCGCTGAAGAGCTGATTCGCACCGTCCGCGGCCAACTTGGTTCAGCACGTATCGACTTGGCCTTCCTGTTCCTCTCCGCGCACCACGCCGGCGAGGCGCAGACCCTCTCCTTAGCCATCCGGCAAGCCTTGAATCCTCAGACCCTGGTCGGTTGTACCGGAGAAGGCGTGATTGCGACGACGCAGGAAGTCGAGCAGGGACCGGCTGCAACCCTCTGGGCGGCGCACCTGCCGGAGGTATCGCTGCATCCCGTCAGACTCGCGTTTTCGAGCGTGCACGATCAGTTTTCCCTGAAGGAATGGCCGGAAGAGCAGTTCGGGGGCGGGCAATCTCCGGTATTCCTCCTTTTTGCAGATCCCTTCTCCACACCCATGCAGGACGTGCTGTCCTTGACGGAAGAACGGTATCCCAGGGCACTGGCCCTCGGAGGGTTGGCTGGGGGAGGCAAGGATCTCGGGGAAAATCGCCTGCTCCTGAACGATGAGGTCTATTCTGACGGTCTGGTCGGCGTCGCGTTGGCCGGACGTGTCTCGATTCGCACGATCATCTCCCAAGGCTGCCGACCCATCGGTGATCGATTCATCGTGACGAAGTCAGACCACAATGTGATCCATGAACTGGGTGGCGAGCCCGCCCTCTCCTGCCTGGAGAAGGTCTTCGCCGAATTGAGTTCGTCCGAACGAACCCTTGCACAGCGGGCACTCCATATCGGGATCGCAATGGATGAACACCGTGCGGAATTCGGACGCGGTGATTTCCTGGTCCGCAATCTCATCGGGGCCGACCAACAGACCGGCGCCGTGGTCATCGGTGACGTGGTACAAGAGGGACAGACGGTACAGTTTCAGGTCCGCGATGCGGATTCAGCCGATGAGGATCTCCGGCAATTATTGGCCGCTTCTCCCACGAGCGATCGCAACGCTCCCGTAGGCGCCTTGCTTTTCAGCTGCTGTGGACGCGGCCGTGGACTATTCGGCCATGCGGACCACGACGCCGCCGCAATTCGCGAACAACTGGGACAGATTCCGGTCTCAGGATTTTTTGCCCAAGGTGAGGTCGGACCGGTCGGCGGCCGCAATTTCCTTCACGGCTATACGGCCAGCATCGCGATTTTTTCGGAACCCGGCCCCTGA
- a CDS encoding FKBP-type peptidyl-prolyl cis-trans isomerase translates to MAQSESGGSNAEVTTDSGLKYVDLVVGTGREAAVGNLATVHYTGWLTNGKKFDSSVDRREPFSFPLGGGKVIRGWDEGVVGMKVGGKRKLTIPPQLGYGARGAGGVIPPNATLVFDVELLEVR, encoded by the coding sequence ATGGCACAGTCTGAATCAGGCGGTAGCAATGCGGAAGTCACCACCGATTCCGGTTTGAAATACGTTGATCTGGTAGTTGGAACAGGACGGGAAGCGGCCGTGGGCAATTTGGCCACAGTCCACTACACCGGATGGTTGACGAACGGAAAGAAGTTCGACAGTTCAGTCGACCGCCGAGAGCCATTCTCGTTCCCCCTGGGCGGCGGCAAGGTCATTCGCGGATGGGATGAGGGTGTGGTCGGCATGAAGGTGGGTGGAAAGCGAAAGCTCACGATCCCGCCTCAATTGGGGTACGGAGCCAGGGGAGCCGGGGGAGTCATTCCGCCGAACGCCACCTTGGTCTTCGATGTGGAGCTCTTGGAAGTCCGATAG